One genomic segment of Hymenobacter psoromatis includes these proteins:
- a CDS encoding PQQ-dependent sugar dehydrogenase translates to MFAFSPRLLLAVPALAGSLALVASHPTSVRVAPDPNNAGLTLPTGFGALVVAETGGKARHLTVTPEGTIYVKLGKVKDGKGILELHSQPAGKATVTGGFGDYGGTGMYLKNGYLYASSDHAVYRYKLDAKNEVTNPTAPELLVRGLKVGTQHETKSIVVDNADNLYVNVGAYANACQEQDRTRGSKGIPNCPILDSAGGIWQFKADKLNQRYPDGTRYATGLRNVVGLDWNQQDNQLFVMQHGRDQLYDNWPALYDAKESAALPAECMFALTKGANAGWPYTYYDQQRKEIMQGPEYGGDGKTAATGDYLKPSAAYPGHMAPNALLFYTGTMFPAKYRNGAFIAFHGSWNRAPEPQKGYFVVFQPFKDGKPAGDWEVFADNFAGSPEKAASGRADHRPCGLAQGPDGSLYVSDDQKGTIYRIVYNAKK, encoded by the coding sequence ATGTTCGCTTTTTCTCCCCGCCTCCTGCTGGCCGTGCCCGCCCTCGCGGGTAGCCTGGCGCTGGTTGCCAGCCACCCCACCAGCGTGCGCGTGGCCCCCGACCCCAACAATGCCGGCCTGACGCTGCCCACTGGCTTCGGCGCGCTGGTAGTGGCCGAAACCGGCGGCAAAGCCCGCCACCTCACCGTGACCCCGGAGGGCACCATTTACGTGAAGCTGGGCAAGGTGAAGGATGGCAAAGGCATCCTGGAGCTGCACAGCCAGCCCGCGGGCAAAGCCACCGTGACGGGCGGCTTCGGCGACTACGGTGGCACGGGTATGTACCTGAAAAACGGCTACCTCTACGCCTCCTCCGACCACGCCGTGTACCGCTATAAGCTTGACGCGAAGAACGAGGTAACCAACCCCACCGCGCCCGAGCTGCTGGTGCGCGGCCTGAAGGTGGGTACCCAGCACGAAACCAAGTCCATTGTGGTGGACAACGCCGATAACCTGTACGTGAACGTAGGGGCCTACGCCAACGCCTGCCAGGAGCAGGACCGCACGCGCGGCTCCAAGGGCATCCCGAATTGCCCCATTCTGGATTCGGCGGGCGGCATCTGGCAGTTTAAGGCCGATAAGCTCAACCAGCGCTACCCCGACGGCACGCGCTACGCCACCGGCCTGCGCAACGTGGTGGGCCTCGACTGGAACCAGCAGGACAACCAGCTCTTCGTGATGCAGCACGGCCGCGACCAGCTCTACGACAACTGGCCCGCCCTCTACGATGCCAAGGAGTCGGCGGCGCTGCCCGCCGAGTGCATGTTTGCCCTCACCAAGGGTGCCAACGCCGGCTGGCCCTACACCTACTACGACCAGCAGCGCAAGGAAATTATGCAAGGCCCCGAGTACGGCGGCGATGGCAAAACGGCCGCCACCGGCGACTACCTCAAGCCCTCGGCCGCCTACCCCGGCCACATGGCCCCCAACGCCCTGCTCTTCTACACCGGCACCATGTTTCCGGCCAAGTACCGCAACGGCGCGTTCATCGCCTTCCACGGCTCCTGGAACCGCGCCCCCGAGCCGCAAAAGGGCTATTTCGTCGTCTTCCAGCCCTTTAAGGATGGCAAGCCCGCTGGTGACTGGGAGGTTTTTGCCGACAATTTCGCCGGCTCGCCCGAGAAGGCGGCCAGCGGCCGCGCAGACCACCGCCCCTGCGGCCTCGCCCAGGGCCCCGATGGCTCGCTCTACGTGAGCGACGACCAGAAGGGCACCATCTACCGCATCGTGTACAACGCTAAGAAATAA
- a CDS encoding c-type cytochrome → MTSKRALLTLALVGSALTLHAQHRPTPAARAKPTTAKADPAMAASLTRGAVVYKNVCITCHMADGGGVPNMNPPLIKTEYVLGDKTRLSHIVLAGLAEPIEIDGNDYKQHMPAQAYLTDQQVADVLTYVRNQFGNKASAVQVAEVKAVRATLPK, encoded by the coding sequence ATGACGAGTAAGCGAGCTCTCCTGACCCTGGCGCTGGTTGGCAGCGCGCTGACGCTGCACGCGCAGCACCGCCCTACCCCCGCCGCCAGGGCCAAACCCACTACCGCCAAAGCCGACCCGGCAATGGCGGCTTCCCTCACCCGCGGCGCAGTGGTGTATAAGAACGTGTGCATCACCTGCCACATGGCCGATGGCGGCGGCGTGCCCAACATGAACCCGCCGCTCATCAAAACGGAGTACGTGCTCGGCGACAAAACCCGCCTATCCCACATCGTGCTGGCCGGCCTCGCCGAGCCCATTGAAATTGACGGCAACGACTATAAGCAGCATATGCCTGCCCAAGCCTACCTCACCGACCAGCAGGTGGCTGACGTGCTCACCTACGTGCGCAATCAGTTTGGCAACAAGGCCAGCGCCGTGCAGGTGGCCGAGGTAAAGGCCGTGCGCGCTACCCTCCCGAAATAA
- a CDS encoding AAA family ATPase — MNEQLIVKNFGPIKDATVDFKRVTVFIGPTGGGKSTLAKLAAIFRDPFYNININNEPHKLNPLSDFSITNFYQPTSEATFNSGEDGIRLIDFEKNSVAVIASVSINELNREIITKSNDNIAKVVELFGKHKAAKDDIDKDLIINEIIQIIQNNKSQHDFFEQLVPKQLYTSHSHFFPASRSILPAVEYLWAGFL; from the coding sequence ATGAACGAGCAACTGATTGTCAAGAATTTCGGACCCATCAAAGACGCCACAGTGGACTTTAAGCGCGTCACGGTTTTCATTGGGCCGACGGGCGGGGGGAAAAGCACGCTGGCGAAGCTAGCGGCGATATTTCGGGACCCTTTTTATAATATTAATATCAATAACGAACCACACAAGCTGAATCCTCTATCTGATTTTTCTATTACTAATTTCTATCAGCCTACCTCAGAAGCTACTTTTAATAGCGGAGAAGATGGTATAAGATTAATTGATTTTGAAAAAAATAGCGTGGCTGTAATTGCTAGCGTTTCCATAAATGAGCTAAATAGAGAAATAATTACCAAATCTAACGATAACATAGCCAAAGTAGTAGAATTATTTGGGAAGCATAAAGCAGCAAAAGATGATATAGATAAGGATTTAATAATTAATGAAATAATACAAATTATTCAAAATAATAAATCACAGCATGATTTTTTTGAACAGCTAGTTCCTAAACAACTTTACACATCGCATTCTCATTTTTTCCCAGCTAGTAGGAGCATACTACCAGCTGTAGAGTATTTATGGGCTGGATTTCTCTGA
- a CDS encoding pirin family protein, whose product MPSPEFRRIFQVIDGIKKAVGDGFDVTSPMPGPRIRQLSPYLLIDHIGPMQIQPTDTPLGSPPHPHRGFETVTVVYDGYLAHRDTAGHDGTIGPGDVQWMTAGAGLRHAELYDRDFARRGGTLELLQLWVNMPKADKLVAPKYQELLASAIPSVPVPGGGGNIRVIAGSYGGATGPASTFSPLTLLDLKLDKGADFVLSLPPAYNVGLYVVRGAVLVNGDRPAKTQQLVVLGWNSADVQLTASENSLVLVLAGAPIEEPLATYGPFVMNTNEELMAAIADFEGGRMGTFPEDE is encoded by the coding sequence ATGCCCTCCCCCGAATTTCGCCGCATTTTTCAGGTTATTGATGGCATCAAGAAAGCAGTGGGCGACGGTTTCGACGTGACCAGCCCCATGCCGGGGCCGCGCATCCGGCAGCTGAGTCCCTATCTGCTCATCGACCATATCGGGCCGATGCAGATTCAGCCCACCGATACGCCGCTGGGCTCGCCGCCCCACCCGCACCGGGGCTTCGAAACGGTGACCGTGGTGTACGACGGCTACCTGGCTCACCGCGACACGGCCGGCCACGATGGTACTATTGGCCCCGGCGACGTGCAGTGGATGACCGCCGGCGCGGGCCTGCGCCACGCCGAGCTATACGACCGCGACTTTGCCCGGCGCGGCGGCACCCTGGAGTTGTTGCAGCTCTGGGTGAATATGCCCAAAGCCGATAAGCTCGTGGCCCCTAAGTACCAGGAGCTACTCGCCAGTGCCATTCCGAGCGTGCCGGTGCCGGGCGGCGGGGGCAACATTCGCGTGATTGCGGGCAGCTACGGCGGGGCCACGGGGCCGGCCAGCACGTTTTCGCCCCTCACGCTGCTCGATTTGAAGCTGGATAAAGGCGCTGACTTTGTGCTTTCCTTACCCCCCGCCTACAACGTGGGCCTCTACGTGGTGCGCGGCGCGGTGCTGGTGAATGGCGACCGGCCGGCCAAGACGCAGCAGCTGGTGGTGCTAGGCTGGAACTCGGCCGACGTGCAGCTTACCGCCTCCGAAAACAGCCTGGTGCTGGTGCTGGCTGGCGCGCCTATTGAGGAGCCGCTAGCGACTTACGGACCCTTCGTGATGAATACGAACGAGGAGCTGATGGCCGCCATCGCCGATTTTGAGGGGGGTAGGATGGGGACGTTCCCGGAAGACGAGTAG